In Mytilus edulis chromosome 6, xbMytEdul2.2, whole genome shotgun sequence, the following proteins share a genomic window:
- the LOC139529093 gene encoding uncharacterized protein, whose translation MADCSCVHLHDLDLKYSKENDATFVKTKAVETITKSVIERNTTTIIGKPGIGKTSTIIHVALKMRENYGFRVILCHSPSDIESHFRANKTQLFILDDVCGRYTINQSAVDEWIKHEQTILRILSTRKVKLIISCRLQIYHEKQFQRLDFFTENFFNLSSKEFGLSAEIRLKVAKKYLPINAVKLINNNSLMKFDIFPLMCSLYKNNPTINVSEYFENPYNFYLYDIEKLYKQSDKRKFCALLLYVLHNGFLSESKISTISRSYYESIFDEIGLNRGTPVCDIVEQLNTLDHTYLIIIMSTLFNERFEEINMKVYSRIHDRLFDVVCFYFGTKVQGTFIRYVSSAVLCERTQVESIREDHEEFQIMITNDNENAYMMRIMKDIKNGEISSVVNNHQMKFPKFRKILVTYMQKGLYLFSMFDIYYNTFCHDLIDRAGNSIASLACSKGYFEITEYIINAIHQVDLSMFYKNLIMHTACRSGCIDIVHVLIEKGINVNALDIYGQTPILISSDKGHGHIVHLLIKNGGNIGLQNDDGMTPLLCASKNGHYSVVKMLLDNKADINEKDDQGKSPLVWTSKEGHEKTIELLIENGANINIRDRNSKSPLMWACQWAPYSTVILLIEKGTDINQEDDNGWTPIIYACQWHNTSFIVEFLILNGAYTRKPDNSGKTPLMWAGITGNNSAIDKLLEQRCNINEKDNTGKTAIYWACLEGQKSTVDFFFKKGADINITDNASTSPISWALQHEDKSYLRLLRYGIEDKCDSH comes from the exons ATGGCTGACTGTAGCTGTGTTC ACTTACATGACCTCGATTTGAAATATAGCAAAGAAAATGATGCAACGTTTGTTAAGACGAAGGCAGTTGAAACCATTACGAAATCTGTTATTGAAAGAAACACAACAACAATTATTGGCAAACCTGGAATCGGGAAAACCTCCACAATAATCCATGTTGCTCTGAAAATGAGGGAAAATTATGGTTTCAGAGTTATTCTGTGTCATAGTCCATCTGATATTGAATCACATTTTAGAGCAAACAAAACTCAATTATTCATCCTTGATGATGTATGCGGAAGATACACAATTAATCAATCCGCGGTGGATGAATGGATAAAACATGAACAAACTATTTTACGTATCTTAAGTACAAGAAAAGTAAAGCTGATTATTTCATGTCGACTACAAATTTATCACGAGAAACAATTTCAGCGTCTCGATTTTTTTACTGAGAACTTCTTTAATCTTTCTTCGAAGGAATTCGGTCTATCAGCTGAAATACGACTTAAAGttgcaaagaaatatttaccGATTAATGCTGTAAAACTGATAAATAATAATTCTCTTATGAAATTTGACATATTTCCATTGATGTGCTCATTGTATAAAAATAATCCGACCATAAATGTTAGTGAGTATTTTGAAAATCCatacaatttttatttgtatgataTCGAAAAACTTTACAAACAAAGCGATAAACGCAAATTCTGTGCTTTACTTTTGTACGTCTTACATAATGGTTTCTTGAGTGAGTCAAAAATAAGTACAATCAGTAGATCCTACTATGAAAGTATCTTTGATGAAATTGGTTTAAACCGGGGTACTCCAGTTTGTGACATTGTTGAACAATTGAACACACTCGACCATACCTATCTAATTATAATCATGTCAACTCTCTTCAATGAACGATTTGAAGAAATCAACATGAAAGTTTACTCCCGTATTCATGATCGCCTGTTTGATGTAGTATGCTTTTATTTTGGAACAAAAGTACAAGGCACATTTATCCGTTACGTATCAAGTGCGGTATTGTGTGAGAGGACACAAGTAGAAAGTATCAGGGAAGACCACGAGGAATTTCAGATTATGATTACAAACGATAATGAAAACGCATATATGATGAGAATCATGAAAGATATCAAGAACGGAGAAATTTCCTCCGTTGTCAACAACCACCAAATGAAATTTCCGAAGTTTAGAAAAATTTTGGTTACTTACATGCAAAAAGGTTTGTACCTGTTTTCAATGTTTGATATATATTACAATACGTTTTGTCATGATCTAATCGACAGAGCAGGAAACTCGATTGCATCATTGGCATGTTCAAAAGGATACTTTGAAATTACTGAATACATTATTAATGCTATACATCAAGTCGATTTatcaatgttttataaaaatcttataATGCATACAGCATGCCGCAGTGGATGTATAGATATTGTTCATGTTTTAATAGAGAAAGGAATAAATGTGAATGCATTGGACATTTACGGCCAAACACCAATCCTAATAAGTAGTGATAAAGGGCATGGCCATATAGTTCATTTACTGATTAAAAATGGTGGTAATATAGGACTTCAAAATGATGATGGAATGACACCTCTTTTATGCGCAAGTAAAAACGGACATTATTCAGTTGTTAAAATGTTACTCGATAACAAAGCAGATATCAACGAAAAAGATGATCAAGGCAAATCGCCATTAGTTTGGACAAGTAAAGAAGGGCATGAAAAGACAATAGAATTGCTAATCGAAAATGGAGCTAATATTAACATAAGAGATCGGAACAGTAAGAGTCCTTTGATGTGGGCATGCCAATGGGCACCTTATTCAACAGTTATTCTACTTATTGAAAAAGGAACAGACATTAATCAAGAAGATGACAATGGCTGGACGCCAATCATATATGCATGTCAATGGCATAATACTAGTTTTATAGTTGAATTTCTTATTCTGAACGGTGCTTATACGAGAAAACCAGATAATTCCGGGAAAACACCACTTATGTGGGCGGGTATCACAGGAAACAATAGTGCCATTGATAAGTTATTAGAACAACGTTGCAACATTAACGAAAAGGACAACACAGGTAAAACAGCAATATATTGGGCATGCCTAGAAGGACAAAAATCAACGGttgattttttctttaaaaaagggGCCGATATAAACATAACCGATAATGCATCGACAAGTCCGATCTCGTGGGCGTTACAACACGAAGACAAATCTTATTTGCGACTACTCAGATATGGCATAGAAGATAAATGTGATTCACATTGA